Part of the Vibrio ishigakensis genome, TGTTAGTTTTAGTCATTGCTAGCTTGTCGATAAGGAACTCCATCGCGTCGATCTCACTCATAGGGTGAACAATCTTGCGTAGAATCCACATCTTCTGAAGCTCATCTGCCTTGGTAAGTAGCTCTTCGCGACGAGTGCCAGAACGGTTGAAGTCGATAGCTGGGAATACACGCTTCTCCGCAATCTTGCGATTCAGGTGGATTTCCATGTTACCTGTACCCTTGAACTCTTCGTAAATTACTTCGTCCATCTTAGAACCAGTATCTACAAGTGCTGTTGCTAGGATGGTCAGGCTACCGCCTTCTTCTACGTTACGTGCTGCACCGAAGAAGCGCTTCGGACGATGCAATGCGTTCGCATCCACACCACCAGTAAGAACTTTACCTGAAGATGGGATTACTGTGTTGTAGGCACGCGCCAGACGAGTAATAGAATCAAGCAGGATAATCACGTCTTTCTTGTGTTCAACAAGACGCTTCGCCTTTTCGATAACCATCTCAGCAACCTGAACGTGACGAGATGCTGGTTCGTCAAAGGTCGACGCTACAACTTCACCATTTACTAGGCGCTGCATCTCAGTAACCTCTTCCGGACGTTCATCGATAAGTAGAACCATCAATTCACATTCAGGGTGGTTTTTAGTGATGCTTTGAGCAATGTTCTGTAGAAGCATTGTCTTACCCGCTTTTGGCGGAGCAACGATTAGGCCACGCTGACCTTTACCAATTGGCGATGCTAGGTCTAGTACACGTGCTGTAATGTCTTCAGTAGAACCATTACCTACTTCCATAACCATACGCTCGTTAGCGTGCAGCGGAGTCAGGTTTTCAAATAGGATCTTGTTACGTGCGTTATCAGGCTTGTCGGCGTTAACCGTGTTTACCTTCAATAGCGCAAAGTAGCGCTCACCGTCTTTAGGTGGGCGGATCTTGCCAGCAATGCTGTCACCCGTGCGCAGGTTAAAGCGACGGATTTGGCTTGGAGATACATAGATATCATCTGGGCCAGCAAGATAAGAACTGTCTGCAGAGCGAAGGAATCCGAAACCATCTTGTAGGATTTCAAGGACACCATCACCAAAGATATCTTCACCACTTTTAGCGTGGGCTTTAAGTGTTGCGAAGATGATGTCTTGCTTTCTTAAACGAGCAAGGTTTTCAAGGCCAAGGCTTTCACCCAGCTTAACCAACTCAGATACTGGCTTATTTTTAAGCTCAGTTAGATTCATTGTTGTTGATTTAGTACCACTTGCTCTACGAGCACGAGGAGCCGCTAGCGGTTTTTCAGCTGCTGGCTTTTCCGCTGGCTCATCTGCCGCGGCTTTGTCAGTCGCTGGTTTAACTGCTATAGGTTTAGCTGCTGCTGAAGATGCCGATGCTCTGGTTCGAGTTGACGCACGAGGTGTTCTGGTTGTGGTCTTGCGAGTAGTAGAGGTTGGCTTTTCAGATGCAGGGGTCGTCTCTGCGGTCGACTTATCGATCGCCGAGTCCGTCGTAGTCGATGTATTAGATTTAGTAGTCAAAATAAGATCTATTTGTGTTGGTTAGAAGAGGGTTTAGTCTCAGGATTGACCAAGAAAAGAAACTGTATGAATTACGTGCAATAAACTAGCACTAAAAACAAGCCTAGTCTAGCTTGAACAAAAAACAAAACCGTGTATTAAAAAATACACGGTTGTTATAAGAACGCTATTAAAGATTTGCGTCTAGAAACTCTTTTAGTTGAGTCTTGGAAAGAGCACCAACTTTCGTTGCCGCAACTTCACCATTTTTGAACAACAGCAAAGTCGGGATACCACGGATACCAAATTTTGGTGGTGTCGCTGGGTTGTGGTCGATATTCAACTTACCGATAGTCAACTTGCCTTCATATTCGCCGGCAATCTCATCTAGGATTGGCGCAATCATCTTACAAGGACCACACCATTCTGCCCAAAAGTCCACAAGAACCGGGCCCGTAGCTTTGATTACATCACTTTCAAAACCATCGTCAGAAAGTTGCAAAATCGTATCGCTCATCATTAGCTCCAATTAATTTTCTGTCGCTGATTCGATGATAATCAGCAATAAGATTGCTTATTGGACTTGATTTACTTTCTTAATGCAAGCCTAAGCTGATATTCTATGCTCATGAAAAAGACACACATCACAGAGCAAAAGTTCGCCGACTTTGACCTGCACCCTCAGGTGATTGCAGGATTAGATGCAAAAGGATTTGAGTATTGTACTCCGATTCAAGCGTTGGCGTTGCCAGTTGTGCTCACTGGCCAAGATATCGCAGGACAAGCCCAAACGGGCACAGGCAAGACACTAGCCTTCCTGACTGCGACCTTTGACTACCTCATGAAAAACCCTGCTGATGAAGGCCGTAAGCCTAACCAGCCGCGTGCCATTATCATGGCGCCAACTCGTGAGCTAGCTATCCAAATTCATCGCGATGCCGAATCATTAATTGCTTCTACTGGCCTGAAAGCGGCCCTTGCTTATGGTGGTGAGAGCTATGACAAGCAGCTTGCTGAGATCCAAAACGGTGTGGACGTACTGATCGGTACCACAGGCCGTATCATAGATTTCTATAAGCAACGCGTATTTAACCTTCACTACATCCAAGCAGTCGTTTTGGATGAAGCCGACCGCATGTTCGACCTTGGCTTTATCAAAGACATCCGCTTCTTGTTCCGTCGTATGCCAGAGCCTAGTGATCGTCTGAACATGCTGTTCTCTGCAACTCTTTCTTATCGAGTTCAAGAACTAGCATTCGAGCATATGAGCACTCCTGAGCACGTGGTAGTAGAGCCGGAACAAAAAACCGGTCAGCGTATCCAAGAAGAGCTATTCCACCCTTCGAACGAAGACAAGATGGCACTTCTATTGACCCTTATTGAAGAAGAGTGGCCAGACAAAGCCATCATCTTTGCTAACACCAAATACAAATGTGAGTCTGTTTGGGGTCACCTAGCTGCAGACGGTCACCGTGTTGGTCTGCTTACTGGTGATATTCCTCAGAAGAAGCGTGAGCGTATCTTGGAGCAATTCACTAAGGGTGACCTTGATATCTTGGTTGCTACCGACGTTGCCGCTCGTGGTCTGCACATCCCGCAGGTAACTCACGTATTTAACTACGACCTTCCGGACGACAGAGAAGACTATGTACACCGCATTGGTCGTACCGGTCGTGCTGGTGCAAGTGGTCATTCGATCAGCTTTGCTTGCGAAGACTATGCGATCAACCTGCCTTCGATCGAAGAGTATATTGGTCACGCTATTCCGACTTCAGAATACGACACAGAGGCCCTACTTGAGCTTCCTAAACCATTGCGCCTGAAGAGCAGCACACGCCGCCCTTCTTCTGGGCCGCAAGGTGGTCGCAACAATTCAGGACCAAATAAGCGTCGTCGCACCAATCGACCTCGTCACCAACAAGGAAATAGCTAGTTCTAGTATGAGTGATTCATCTCCTTTGTATGCGGCGATCGACCTAGGCTCTAATAGCTTTCACATGTTGGTCGTTAAGCATGTGCATGGAAGCATCCGAACCATGGCTAAGATTAAGCGCAAGGTGCGTTTAGCGGCTGGTTTGGATAACAACAACGCATTAAGCATGGAAGCGATGCAAAGGGGATGGGATTGTCTCGCCTTGTTTGCCGAACGCTTACAAGATATTCCCGCTGAAAATATTCGTATTGTTGGTACTGCGACCTTGAGAGTTGCTACCAACATCGATGTATTTTTGGCACAGGCGAACCAGATACTGGGCAAAGACATCCAGGTCATCTCTGGTGAAGAAGAAGCCGCTACTATCTACCGTGGTGTCGCACACACCTCGGGTGGTAAAGGTAAGCGCCTTGTAGTGGATATCGGTGGCGCTAGCACCGAACTCATCATAGGCCAAGGCTTCGATGCTAAGGTGCTTAATAGCCTATCTATGGGTTGTGTTACCTGGCTAGAGCGACACTTTGCCGACCGCCAGTTAACACCAGAAAACTTTGAGCAAGCGATCGAAGCGGCTAAGCAAGTATTATCTCCTGTTTTGAAACAGTACCAAGACCTCGGCTGGGACATGTGTGTCGGTGCCAGCGGAACGGTTCAGGCTCTACAAGAGATAATGCTAGCGCAAGGTATGGACGAAGTAATTACTCACTCCAAACTTAAGCGCCTGCAGAAACAAGCCATGCGTACTCATGTTCTAGAAGAGCTAGAGATTGAAGGTTTAACCCTAGAGCGTGCCCTAGTCTTCCCTAGTGGTTTATCTATCCTTCTCGCTATCTTTGAGCTTCTAGAAATTGATGAGATGACGCTTGCCGGTGGTGCTTTGCGTGAAGGCATGGCCTATCAAATGATCAGTGAACTGCACCAAGAAGATATTCGTGCGCGCACTGTCGATAGCCTGCAGCAGCGATTCCAGCTGGATAAGAACTATGCGGATCAGGTCTCAGAGACAGCGACTTCTCTTGCAAAGCAGTGTGGTGACGATTTTATCTCTGAACCTACCGCAATTATCCTGCTTCAGACAGCCGCAGAACTTCACGAGCTCGGTTTGACCATAGACTACAAGAAAGCAGGCACTCACAACGCCTATTTGATTCGCAGTCTGGATTTGCCTGGGTTTACACGAGCACAAAAGAACCTGCTAGCAGAGGTAACTCTGCGCTATAAAGAGGCCCTAACTCCTCTACCTGAGCAGTATGCGGTAAGCCGTCAAAGTGCGGAGAATATCTTAAGGCTCTTGAGACTCGCAGTGCTTATTACCCATCGTCGTGATAGCAGTCTGCAACCAAATATCTCGGTAGAGTGCGAGGGTAAAGCCCTTGTGCTGACCCTAGACAAGGCATGGGGAGAACAGAATCCCCTCACCACTGCCGAGCTTGAGATAGAGGCGAACCGCCAAAGTGATGTGGGCTGGCCACTGTCCATCCAATATAAATAATTGATACTAAACCCAGTCTGCACTGGGTTTTTTTAGTCTACAAGGACGTTAACTATGAGCATTATATTAGAATGTATTCGCTGCGTAGGCCGTGGCGAGCGAGGCCGAAGGCCTCTCGACTATGACCAAGCCTTTACCGTTATGGATCAGTTCCTTGAAGGCGAGATCGATGACGATCAGATGGCAATGCTACTGATGTTAATTCGTGTGAATAACGAAACCCCTGCCGAGATTGCAGGCTTCACAACGGCTCTGCGCAACAAAATCCCAACCCTAAAAGCAGATGTCGACTGGCCGGTTTATGCCGGTAAAAAGAGCAAGCTAAACGGTAAAGACCAAGAGCAAAACCTGCCTTGGTCACTGCTGGCCGCTTGGATTTTGGCAAAGCAAGGACACAGGGTTCTTATCCATGGTCATCTAGATATCGGCTCACCACGAATCCATACTCGAGATTATCTGAATCACCTAGGTATCCAAACGGCAGAAAGTGCTGAACAAGCGAGTGAGATTCTGGATCAAGACGGCATTGCCTACCTACCCCTATCTAACTTTGCCCCTATGGCGGAAAAGATGTTGGATTGGAAGAAGCGCTATGGTCTTCGCACGCCAATTAATACCGTGGTACGCGGATTAAACCCCGGACGCGCACCCTTTGGCGTTCGAGGTAGCTTTCACCCAGGATTCCAAGAGCTTCACGCTCATATAGAAGAGAAGATAGGCACCGACAAGTGCTCTGTGGTTTCCTTCAAGGGAGTATCAGGTGAGTCCGAATACAACCCTAAGGTAAGCCAAACAGTATGGACCCATGATGAGCATGGCCTTCGCTCTCACTACTGGGTTGAGAGTTTTAACCCTAGCATTGTCACACCAAAGAAATGCCCTCTTGGGACCCCGGAGGATGATATGGTGCTGATGGCAAACCATGTGGTGGCTTCCCTATCAGCGGTACTGTTCAGCAAACTCAAGGACAAGCACACAGCCGATCAAGAAGCGTATCGTTTATGGAGCGAGTACTGTTCTTAGCGGTAGTCAGATATAGAAAAGGCCAACATTAAGTTGGCCTTTTTCATTTCTACGCCTTAGCGACTAGCTCATCTGAATTATCACTGATTGAAGTCAGTTTAGAGATAAGATAGTTCAGTAGTACCCCATACATAGGGACAAACAAGCCAAGACTGATCACTAGCTTAAAGCCATAATCCACCAGCGCAATCTCTTGCCAATGTTGTGCCATGAAGGCATCTGGGCTGTTATAAAACGCAATAGAGAAGAACGCCAACGTATCCAGAGCATTACCAAACAGTGTCGAACAAGTTGGTGCTACCCACCATTTCTTGGTCTTACGCAAGCGGTTAAATACATGCACATCCAAGATCTGGCCAAGCAGGTAAGCCATAAAAGAAGCGATAGCAATGCGAGCCACGAACAGATTGAACTCGGTAAGTGGAGCAAACCCTTGGAAGCTACCTTGATAGAAGACTACCGAAAGTAGATA contains:
- the rho gene encoding transcription termination factor Rho — protein: MNLTELKNKPVSELVKLGESLGLENLARLRKQDIIFATLKAHAKSGEDIFGDGVLEILQDGFGFLRSADSSYLAGPDDIYVSPSQIRRFNLRTGDSIAGKIRPPKDGERYFALLKVNTVNADKPDNARNKILFENLTPLHANERMVMEVGNGSTEDITARVLDLASPIGKGQRGLIVAPPKAGKTMLLQNIAQSITKNHPECELMVLLIDERPEEVTEMQRLVNGEVVASTFDEPASRHVQVAEMVIEKAKRLVEHKKDVIILLDSITRLARAYNTVIPSSGKVLTGGVDANALHRPKRFFGAARNVEEGGSLTILATALVDTGSKMDEVIYEEFKGTGNMEIHLNRKIAEKRVFPAIDFNRSGTRREELLTKADELQKMWILRKIVHPMSEIDAMEFLIDKLAMTKTNNEFFDAMRRQ
- the trxA gene encoding thioredoxin TrxA; translation: MSDTILQLSDDGFESDVIKATGPVLVDFWAEWCGPCKMIAPILDEIAGEYEGKLTIGKLNIDHNPATPPKFGIRGIPTLLLFKNGEVAATKVGALSKTQLKEFLDANL
- the rhlB gene encoding ATP-dependent RNA helicase RhlB, whose protein sequence is MKKTHITEQKFADFDLHPQVIAGLDAKGFEYCTPIQALALPVVLTGQDIAGQAQTGTGKTLAFLTATFDYLMKNPADEGRKPNQPRAIIMAPTRELAIQIHRDAESLIASTGLKAALAYGGESYDKQLAEIQNGVDVLIGTTGRIIDFYKQRVFNLHYIQAVVLDEADRMFDLGFIKDIRFLFRRMPEPSDRLNMLFSATLSYRVQELAFEHMSTPEHVVVEPEQKTGQRIQEELFHPSNEDKMALLLTLIEEEWPDKAIIFANTKYKCESVWGHLAADGHRVGLLTGDIPQKKRERILEQFTKGDLDILVATDVAARGLHIPQVTHVFNYDLPDDREDYVHRIGRTGRAGASGHSISFACEDYAINLPSIEEYIGHAIPTSEYDTEALLELPKPLRLKSSTRRPSSGPQGGRNNSGPNKRRRTNRPRHQQGNS
- the gppA gene encoding guanosine-5'-triphosphate,3'-diphosphate diphosphatase; this translates as MSDSSPLYAAIDLGSNSFHMLVVKHVHGSIRTMAKIKRKVRLAAGLDNNNALSMEAMQRGWDCLALFAERLQDIPAENIRIVGTATLRVATNIDVFLAQANQILGKDIQVISGEEEAATIYRGVAHTSGGKGKRLVVDIGGASTELIIGQGFDAKVLNSLSMGCVTWLERHFADRQLTPENFEQAIEAAKQVLSPVLKQYQDLGWDMCVGASGTVQALQEIMLAQGMDEVITHSKLKRLQKQAMRTHVLEELEIEGLTLERALVFPSGLSILLAIFELLEIDEMTLAGGALREGMAYQMISELHQEDIRARTVDSLQQRFQLDKNYADQVSETATSLAKQCGDDFISEPTAIILLQTAAELHELGLTIDYKKAGTHNAYLIRSLDLPGFTRAQKNLLAEVTLRYKEALTPLPEQYAVSRQSAENILRLLRLAVLITHRRDSSLQPNISVECEGKALVLTLDKAWGEQNPLTTAELEIEANRQSDVGWPLSIQYK
- a CDS encoding glycosyl transferase family protein → MSIILECIRCVGRGERGRRPLDYDQAFTVMDQFLEGEIDDDQMAMLLMLIRVNNETPAEIAGFTTALRNKIPTLKADVDWPVYAGKKSKLNGKDQEQNLPWSLLAAWILAKQGHRVLIHGHLDIGSPRIHTRDYLNHLGIQTAESAEQASEILDQDGIAYLPLSNFAPMAEKMLDWKKRYGLRTPINTVVRGLNPGRAPFGVRGSFHPGFQELHAHIEEKIGTDKCSVVSFKGVSGESEYNPKVSQTVWTHDEHGLRSHYWVESFNPSIVTPKKCPLGTPEDDMVLMANHVVASLSAVLFSKLKDKHTADQEAYRLWSEYCS
- a CDS encoding 7-cyano-7-deazaguanine/7-aminomethyl-7-deazaguanine transporter, encoding MTQFTSAQLRKALFILASFHLLVIASSNYLVQLPFTVFGFHTTWGAFTFPFIFLATDLTVRIFGAQLARRIIFLVMLPSLLVSYLLSVVFYQGSFQGFAPLTEFNLFVARIAIASFMAYLLGQILDVHVFNRLRKTKKWWVAPTCSTLFGNALDTLAFFSIAFYNSPDAFMAQHWQEIALVDYGFKLVISLGLFVPMYGVLLNYLISKLTSISDNSDELVAKA